The following are encoded together in the Apis mellifera strain DH4 linkage group LG4, Amel_HAv3.1, whole genome shotgun sequence genome:
- the LOC727145 gene encoding apidermin-like precursor (The RefSeq protein has 1 substitution compared to this genomic sequence), whose product MRTFAAVLLVAVLSMAEAAPSGLLAPGAALAGPILGPAALSGPVAGPAALAGPAVGPARLSGAVDGGAVVTGAVAGPSLVSGSVAGHAAPWPAAHWPAAHALPWGAVLAGPAAPPAALAGPITAPALIAGPSGSIAAGPAGVGSILRADGHW is encoded by the exons ATGCGCACCTTCGCAGCGGTCCTCCTCGTCGCGGCCCTCTCCATGGCCGAGGCCGCCCCGTCCGGCCTTCTGGCGCCTGGGGCAGCGTTGGCGGGCCCGATCCTAGGCCCTGCCGCCCTCAGCGGACCCGTTGCGGGCCCCGCCGCCCTCGCCGGACCCGCGGTTGGACCAGCTCGCCTCTCCGGAGCCGTGGACGGTGGAGCTGTCGTAACGGGAGCCGTTGCTGGCCCTTCCCTCGTTTCCGGTAGCGTTGCCGGCCACGCTGCACCCTGGCCGGCGGCTCACTGGCCAGCCGCACACGCCCTTCCCTGGG GAGCTGTTCTGGCTGGACCTGCGGCACCTCCAGCAGCCCTCGCCGGCCCAATCACCGCCCCAGCATTGATCGCTGGACCGTCGGGTAGCATAGCAGCTGGGCCGGCTGGCGTGGGAAGTATCCTTCGCGCGGATGGACATTGGTAA
- the Apd-3 gene encoding apidermin 3 precursor (The RefSeq protein has 1 substitution compared to this genomic sequence) — MKYLTILVAIASVCSAAPSGLLAPWALSAASHAGTTLLAGPAVGPALVAGPTALLAAPALVAGPHAGATVVAGPAAGPTLVAGPSAGPTVLKGASAGPTLLSGPGPVLGLASVLAHH, encoded by the exons ATGAAGTACTTG ACCATCCTCGTAGCGATCGCTTCAGTTTGCTCAGCCGCTCCAAGCGGACTTCTCGCCCCATGGGCTCTGTCAGCTGCTAGTCACGCAGGAACAACCCTCCTTGCAGGGCCTGCTGTTGGCCCAGCGCTCGTCGCTGGCCCAGCGGCCCTTCTTGCCGCCCCAGCGCTCGTTGCTGGGCCGCATGCTGGCGCGACGGTGGTTGCTGGACCAGCTGCTGGACCAACACTAGTTGCCGGTCCCTCCGCTGGACCAACGGTGCTCAAAGGGGCGTCGGCTGGGCCCACTCTTCTCTCTGGACCTGGACCCGTTCTCG gaCTTGCATCTGTACTCGCTCACCATTGA
- the Apd-1 gene encoding apidermin 1 precursor: protein MKYMIVLVAALAMASASPDRERRSLGWGHNGAVVLGGVLPALAPSVAVVGPAGPAAAVVGPAAPAAAVVGPAAPAAAVVGPAAGSAVVAGPAAGPAAVVGPAAGAAVVAGPAGAVVAPAAHW, encoded by the exons ATGAAGTACATG ATCGTCCTTGTCGCCGCCCTGGCCATGGCCTCAGCCAGCCCCGACCGCGAGCGTCGCTCCCTCGGCTGGGGACACAATGGAGCAGTGGTGTTGGGTGGTGTTTTGCCCGCTCTGGCTCCCTCCGTGGCGGTCGTTGGACCAGCTGGCCCGGCTGCGGCGGTCGTAGGACCCGCTGCACCGGCTGCTGCGGTCGTCGGCCCTGCTGCACCAGCTGCGGCTGTGGTTGGACCAGCCGCCGGCTCCGCCGTGGTGGCTGGGCCAGCCGCTGGCCCAGCTGCGGTCGTTGGACCCGCCGCAG GAGCAGCGGTCGTGGCTGGCCCCGCTGGAGCGGTGGTGGCGCCAGCAGCGCATTGGTAG